CGCACCGAACTCGACGGCAACGGCGGGGTGCGCGGCACCGGAAAGTTCACCACCTGGCCCGTCCAGGCCGTCTACCGCGCTGTGGGCTACCGCTCCGACGCCGTGACCGGCGTGCCCTTCGACGCCAACAAGGCCGTCATCCCCAACGACGGCGGCCACGTCCTTTCCGCCCCCGACGGCGAGATCATCCCCGGCCTCTACACCACCGGCTGGATCAAGCGCGGCCCGGTGGGCCTGATTGGCAACACCAAGTCCGACGCCAAGGAAACCACCGAGATGCTGCTGGCAGACTTCGCCGCCGGCAAGCTCGACGCCCCGGAGGCCGACAAGGACAACCGCGAAGCCGTGGTCGAGTTCCTCAAGTCCAAGGGCATCGCCGTGACCACCTGGGACGGCTGGCACCGCCTCGACGCCGCCGAGCGCGCCCTCGGGGAGGCCGAAGGCCGCGAGCGCAAGAAGATCGTCGAGTGGGACGAGATGGTCTCCCACGCCGGCGCCGAGTACGAAATCTAGCGCTCCTGGGGCTTAAGCCTGCTGGGCCTGTGCCGGCTCCGGCTCCAGCACCGCGCGCAGGCGCTCCACCACCTCGTCCGCGTGCTGCGCGGCCAGCACGTCCTCACGCAGTGACGTACGCGTGAGCGCCTTGGCCAGCCGCGCCAGCACCGCCAGGTGCTGCTTGCCCGCGTCCGCGGGCACAACAATGAGGAACACCACCCGCACCGCGGCGCCATCCGGGGCGTCCCACTCCACACCCGGCTCCTTGAGGCGGGCCACCGCCAGCGTCGCCGCCGTGACACCGGCCGTGCGCGCGTGCGGGATGGCCACGCCATCGCCCACAGCGGTCGACGACAACTGCTCCCGCCGGGCCACCGCCACGCCCACATCCCGGGCATCGCCGATACGGCCCTCGGCAGCGGCGGCCTCAATCAGCGCCGCAACCACGGACTCTTGGGAGGTGGCGGGGGCGTCGAGAAGCACCACCTGCGGACTGAGCACCGGCACCTGCGCCTGCTCCTGCGGTGCGGCGGCCGCGTGCCGACGCCGCGAGATCCCCGCCCCCACCAGCACCAACACGGTAGTCACGGCAACACCGCAGCCCATCGCGGCAAAGAAGCCAACCACATTGTCCACCGCGCCAAGCACCGCCACGATGGGCCCGCCATGCATGACGTGATCGGTCGCGCCCCACACCCCCGCCAGGGCACCTGCCACCGCACCGCCGATGACGTTCGCCGGGATGACCTGCAAGGGGCGCGACGCCGCCAGCGGAATCGCCCCCTCCGTGATGCCAAAGAACCCCATGAGCAGCGCCGCCACGCCCGAGTCGCGCTCGGCCTTATTGAACCAGCCGCGGCGCAGCAGCGTGGCCAGGCCCACCGCCAGCGGCGGCACCGCAATCGCCGCGGCCACCATGCCCATCGGGTGCGGGTTGCCCGCCGCAATCAGCCCGCCGCCGAAGAGGAACGCCGTCTTATTAAACGGCCCGCCCATGTCAAAGGCGATCATGGCGCCCAGCACGGCGCCCACGATGACCACCGAGCCCTCGTCCATGCCCTGCAACGCGGTAGTCAAACCCTCAAACAGGCTGGCCAGCGGGTGGCCGATGACATAGATGAACGCCAGACCCACCACCAGCGTGGTGATGATCGGGATGACAATGATCGGCCAAATCGGCGCCACAAACTTACCCACCGGGATCTTGCGGATCCCCAGCGCCACCACGCCCGAAAGCATGCCCGTAATAATGCCGCCGATAAATCCCGCGCCCGCCTGCGAACCATACAGCGAGCCCGTCACCGCAATCATGCCGGTGATAAACCCGGGCGCCAGGCCCGGGCGATCCGCAATACCCGCCGCAATATAGGCGGACAGCACGGGAACCATCAGCCCAAAGGCCAACACCCCGATCTGCTCGATGGAATGCCAGAAGCTACCCTCCGGGATGACCAGACCGGCCTCCGTGGGCTGGCCGCCCACCGACAGCGCCACCGCCAGCAGCAAACCGCCGGTGACCACGAAGGGAATCATGTGGGACACGCCGTTCATCAAGCCGCGGTAGGCCAGCTGGCCCACGTGCATGCCCGGAGCGCTCGACTGCGCGGCCTGGTCCGCTGTACCAGCACCCGCCTGCTGCACCGGCGCCTCCAGCGTGCGGCGCAGCAACCCGCCCGGGTCCTTGATCGCCGCATCAACCGGGACGGACAACACCCGCAGGCCCGCAAAACGAGCCTTATCAATCACCGTGTCTGCCGCGATGAGCACCGCATCCGCGGCCTCCAGCTCTGCATCCGTGAACGTTCCCTCCACGCCGATGGAACCGTGCGTTTCTACCCGCACCTCCACCCCGGCGCCCGCGGCGGCCTGCTGAAGCTTCTCCGCCGCCATGTACGTGTGCGCGATACCGGTGGGGCAGGCGGTAATCGCCAGCACCAATGGTTGCTTAAGTGTCATGGTTGTTAACTTAGCTAACCCCACGATCCCTGCGGGGCAGTGACTACACTTGGGGGACATGTCCGTGACGTACACCGCAGCCCCACTCGCGGAACTCAGCCCCATCGACGTACACAACCTGTACAAGCTACGGGTGGATGTCTACGTTGCCGAACAAGCCACCCCCTACGCCGAAATCGACGACACCGACGCCCACCCAGACACCCTCCACCTGCGCAGCCTCAACTCAGACGGCCGCCTCATCGGCTGCGCCCGGCTCTTCCCCACCCCCGGGCGCGATGACGACATCCACTTCGGCCGCCTGGTCATCGCCGCCGACGCCCGCCACGCCGGCCTCGGCTCAGACATGGTGCGCTACGCCCTCGAGGTCGTGCGCGAACGCTTCCCCGGCCGCGGCGTCACCCTGGAAGCCATGGCCACCCTCCAGGACTTCTACCGCGCCCTCGGCTTCCACGTCAGCGGCGAGGAATACCTGGACACCGGAGTGGCCCACATCCCCATGACCCGCCGCGAAGTCTAAAAACCCTCGGCTGGCTCCACCCGCACCGCCGCAGCCGCAGCCTTCGCCCGCTCCAACGCGGTAGCCACCGTGTCCGCCGTCGCCGTCGCCTCCGCTAATCGACGCCCCACCCGCACCCGCTGGCGCCCAAAGACCTCCACGTTGGCCTCCGGCACCGCTAAAGCCTTCTCCAGGCCCCGGTACACCACGGACTGCGCCTCCACGGGAGAAAAAATGCCGGCGGACGCACCCGGGGAGACCAACGTGACGTCGATAGGCAAACCCAACACCGCCCGGGCATGCAGGTCAAACTGCGAATAGCGCTGCGTGCACAACGTAACCAGGCCCGTATCGTGCGGACGGGCCAACACCTCAGAAAAATAGACGTCCTCGCCCGCGACGAACATCTTCACACTAAACACCCCGCGGCCCCCCAACGCATTAGACACCCGGGCCGCCACCGAACGGGCGTTATCCAACGCCGCCGGATTCATCTTCAACGGCTGCCACGACTCCGCATACTCCCCATTCCGGAACGCATGCCCAATCGGCTCACAGAACCACGTGGCCAGCCGACCCGTCTCCGGATCCACCGAACGCACCGCCAAGATGGTGACATCAAAATCAAAATCCACCATCTTCTCCACCACCACCCGACGCGACTGGCCCGACAACTCCTCCCACGCCGGACGCACCTCCTCCGGACGGCGAATCACCCGATGCGCACGCGCCCCCGGCGACTCCGCATCAGCCTTAGCCACGCAGGGAAAACCAATAGAGCCCACGGCAACCTCAAACTCCATGAGCTCAGAGACAAAACGATAACTAGCCGTAGGCAAGCCCAGCTCCTCCGAAGCCAGCCTGCGCACCCCCTCCCGATTAGTACTCAACGCCGCAGCCTTAGCACTAGGAACCACCATCGCCGTGCGCGTGGCCTCCGCCGCCTCCAACACATCCACGGCCACCAAATTGACCTCCGGGATGATGTAATGCGGCCGCACCCGCCCGATTAACTCCGTCACCGCCTCCGGATCAGACACGTCCATCACGTGCGCCACATGCGCCACCTGCTGCGCGGGAGCGTGGCGCACCCTGTCAACCGCATGGACCTCAACCCCGAGGCGCTGAAAGGACAGTGCCAATTCCTTGCTCAGCGCCCCGGAGCCAAGCAGCATCACGCGCGTGGCGCTGGCAGTCAGGGGTGTTCCAATAGTCTCCGCGTATGGCATGCCCCCCATGATAGGTCAGGGGGCGGACCCAAAAACTAACCCAGGGCCTCTCCAATGATTCGCGCCATCTGCCGCTGCCCCTCATTCGAGGGGTGCATGGGCATGGTGTGCGCCGCGCTATCCACGTACCCCACCGTCCAGCGCTGGTTGGGGTCAGGGTTACAGGAAGAATGCCCACGCGACGCGGCATAAACATCCACAAAGCCCAGGCCGTTGGCGCCAGCAGCATGGCGCAGATTGTCACTGAGCTTCTGCTCCACCAGCGTGGCCCCGGGAACCGGCACCGCAACCTGCGCGGGATCATTGGCCACACACAACCTGTCCCGGTCCGTCATCTCCGGATAACCCACCACCGTGATGCGAGCACGAGGAGCGACCTCGCGGACCCGGTTAGCAAACCACGCCACCTCCGCGCGGAAAGCCGTGGCATTCACGCCACCAGGGATCGCAATCTCCGCGCCAGTGTCCACCCACTGGAGCGGATCCATGCCGCCGTACATGAGCATGACCTGCTCGGTACTGGGACCAAGGTCCCCATAGTTAATGGCCGACTCCACGTAGGAGTAAATGTCACCGAAGGGGATGCGCCCGGTCCCGTTGCAGGACCAGTCACCCAACGACTGGTGGCGGGAATCCGCCAGCAGCTTCGGCCAGTTTTCCTTATCCGTCGCGCAGCTGGACAGATAAGACACCTGGGCCGGCTCCAGCCAGCGAGGACCGCCCTTACCGGCGTGGGCGGTGAAGGAATCACCGAAGACCACCATCTGCTTGACCCCGTCCGACTTGCCGGTGTACTCATTCCACGGGCCCGGGAAAGGCGGCAGTGCCGCAGAAGCGGGTGTAGCCAGTCCGGCGCACACACCGGCGCTTGCCACCAGGGCGGCCGCAGCCGTGGCCAGGCGCCGGAACCGTGAGTGGGGGTGAGCTGTCATGACGGGTCCAAATCCAATCTCTGCCCGGGGGCAGATCCGTGGGGAAGTTCTGTGGTATCTATCGCCGTGGCTGCGCCCGCGTTACACGACGTGGCGTGGTAACGGGTGTGACAGACGCGACGAATGTGACCAATGGTGTAGATGTTTAAAGAGTGTAGCTGGAGTATCGCCGAAACGGGGCCGATTCGCACAGAAAAACCGCCCCTCCCGGCCAACACCGGGAAGAACGGTCCTCCAATGAGCACCTGCTACAGCCGGCTACAGGTGCCCACAGTTGCCTACAGGCTAGCCGCTGCCCTCAGTCATGATAGTGGCCATACCCAGCGCTGCGCAGGTGATCGCGCGGCTTCTCCCCAGGTTTTCTTGTGAGCCTTTGCCATGCGCTACCGGATTGCACCGCAGCTTTTTTGCGAATGCCCCCCATTGAGTTGCGCGCTAAGGTCCTGCGCGCCCCCGAACTCACCGCAAAACCGCAGAGTGGGGCTGTGCGAATAAACAAACCGCCCCTTCACGGCGATTCGGCCGTGAAGGGGCGGCGGCAAGGTAGCCAGACAGCGAGAGCTGGCTTCGGCCTAGCGCAGGCCCTCAGTGATGATGTTGGCCATGCCCCGCTGGCCGGCATCCGTCGGGTGATTAACCATGGTGTGCGGTGCCTGCAGGTCAACCAGGCCCACAGCCCACCGCTGCGCCGGATCCGGGTTGCACGTGCCGTGCCCCTTGGAGGCCTCATAGACATCCACAAAGTGGGCATTGTTCGCCTGGGCGGCGTTGCGCAGGTTGTCGCGCCACTTCTCCTGCACCAGGTTCGCGCCCGGGATGGTCATCGGCGTAGACACACCCGGGGCGTTGACCGGGCACCACTGCTCGTTGGACATGTACTCCAGGTAGCTGGTCAGCGTCACGCGGGCCTGCGGAGCAACCTCACGGATGCGGTCAATGATGGTCTTGATGTACTGGCGGAAGATGGTCACATTCTGCACCGACCCCGCAGCCTGGGCTTCCTGCGCGGCATCCGCCCACTGGAACGGATCAAGGCCGCCGTACATGAGCACGACCTCCTTGGTGTTCGGCCCCAGGTCGCCGTACTTGATGGCGGTCTCCAGGTACAGGGGTAGGTGGACGCTGGTGCCGTTACAGGTCCAATCGCCCAGCGTCTTGCCCAGATCCTGAGCAACCAGGTGAGACCAGTTGAGCTTATCGGCCGCGCAGTTGGTCACCCACGGCACCTGACCCGCGTCGCTGGGGCGAGCACCCTTGTGGGCGGAGAAGGAGTCACCGAAAGTGACCAGTTCCTT
Above is a genomic segment from Corynebacterium uberis containing:
- a CDS encoding GNAT family N-acetyltransferase translates to MSVTYTAAPLAELSPIDVHNLYKLRVDVYVAEQATPYAEIDDTDAHPDTLHLRSLNSDGRLIGCARLFPTPGRDDDIHFGRLVIAADARHAGLGSDMVRYALEVVRERFPGRGVTLEAMATLQDFYRALGFHVSGEEYLDTGVAHIPMTRREV
- a CDS encoding SGNH/GDSL hydrolase family protein, translated to MKKHTNALRAAVVATVAALGMGLGSAPATAAPIVPLPEFQNMPGMATNTPGGKELVTFGDSFSAHKGARPSDAGQVPWVTNCAADKLNWSHLVAQDLGKTLGDWTCNGTSVHLPLYLETAIKYGDLGPNTKEVVLMYGGLDPFQWADAAQEAQAAGSVQNVTIFRQYIKTIIDRIREVAPQARVTLTSYLEYMSNEQWCPVNAPGVSTPMTIPGANLVQEKWRDNLRNAAQANNAHFVDVYEASKGHGTCNPDPAQRWAVGLVDLQAPHTMVNHPTDAGQRGMANIITEGLR
- a CDS encoding GDSL-type esterase/lipase family protein; this encodes MTAHPHSRFRRLATAAAALVASAGVCAGLATPASAALPPFPGPWNEYTGKSDGVKQMVVFGDSFTAHAGKGGPRWLEPAQVSYLSSCATDKENWPKLLADSRHQSLGDWSCNGTGRIPFGDIYSYVESAINYGDLGPSTEQVMLMYGGMDPLQWVDTGAEIAIPGGVNATAFRAEVAWFANRVREVAPRARITVVGYPEMTDRDRLCVANDPAQVAVPVPGATLVEQKLSDNLRHAAGANGLGFVDVYAASRGHSSCNPDPNQRWTVGYVDSAAHTMPMHPSNEGQRQMARIIGEALG
- the purT gene encoding formate-dependent phosphoribosylglycinamide formyltransferase, which encodes MPYAETIGTPLTASATRVMLLGSGALSKELALSFQRLGVEVHAVDRVRHAPAQQVAHVAHVMDVSDPEAVTELIGRVRPHYIIPEVNLVAVDVLEAAEATRTAMVVPSAKAAALSTNREGVRRLASEELGLPTASYRFVSELMEFEVAVGSIGFPCVAKADAESPGARAHRVIRRPEEVRPAWEELSGQSRRVVVEKMVDFDFDVTILAVRSVDPETGRLATWFCEPIGHAFRNGEYAESWQPLKMNPAALDNARSVAARVSNALGGRGVFSVKMFVAGEDVYFSEVLARPHDTGLVTLCTQRYSQFDLHARAVLGLPIDVTLVSPGASAGIFSPVEAQSVVYRGLEKALAVPEANVEVFGRQRVRVGRRLAEATATADTVATALERAKAAAAAVRVEPAEGF
- a CDS encoding fructose-specific PTS transporter subunit EIIC, coding for MTLKQPLVLAITACPTGIAHTYMAAEKLQQAAAGAGVEVRVETHGSIGVEGTFTDAELEAADAVLIAADTVIDKARFAGLRVLSVPVDAAIKDPGGLLRRTLEAPVQQAGAGTADQAAQSSAPGMHVGQLAYRGLMNGVSHMIPFVVTGGLLLAVALSVGGQPTEAGLVIPEGSFWHSIEQIGVLAFGLMVPVLSAYIAAGIADRPGLAPGFITGMIAVTGSLYGSQAGAGFIGGIITGMLSGVVALGIRKIPVGKFVAPIWPIIVIPIITTLVVGLAFIYVIGHPLASLFEGLTTALQGMDEGSVVIVGAVLGAMIAFDMGGPFNKTAFLFGGGLIAAGNPHPMGMVAAAIAVPPLAVGLATLLRRGWFNKAERDSGVAALLMGFFGITEGAIPLAASRPLQVIPANVIGGAVAGALAGVWGATDHVMHGGPIVAVLGAVDNVVGFFAAMGCGVAVTTVLVLVGAGISRRRHAAAAPQEQAQVPVLSPQVVLLDAPATSQESVVAALIEAAAAEGRIGDARDVGVAVARREQLSSTAVGDGVAIPHARTAGVTAATLAVARLKEPGVEWDAPDGAAVRVVFLIVVPADAGKQHLAVLARLAKALTRTSLREDVLAAQHADEVVERLRAVLEPEPAQAQQA